A part of bacterium genomic DNA contains:
- a CDS encoding cation transporter gives MDADGEPRGGVAAGPGPRADGALLRRAERLEWLTVGWNVAEGAIGIAAALLAGSSALLGFGVDSGVESLSGVVLLWRLAAERRGADEARVERIERRARRLVALSLFALAAYVAFEAGSQLWRGERPRPSIVGVCLTIVSAALMLRLARAKRRAAAALGSGALAADSVQTSACFLLSIVALAGLALNAAFSWWWADPAAALGVAALVAREGLEAWRGEECGCR, from the coding sequence ATGGACGCGGACGGCGAGCCGCGCGGCGGCGTCGCGGCGGGCCCCGGGCCTCGCGCCGACGGCGCGCTTCTGCGGCGGGCGGAGCGGCTCGAGTGGTTAACCGTCGGCTGGAACGTCGCCGAAGGAGCGATCGGAATCGCCGCCGCGCTTCTCGCCGGCAGCTCCGCGCTGCTCGGATTCGGCGTGGACAGCGGCGTCGAGAGCCTCTCCGGCGTCGTCCTGCTGTGGCGCCTGGCCGCGGAACGCCGCGGCGCGGACGAGGCCCGCGTCGAGCGCATCGAACGTCGGGCGCGGCGACTCGTCGCCCTGTCGCTCTTCGCGTTGGCCGCCTACGTCGCGTTCGAGGCGGGCTCGCAGCTTTGGCGCGGCGAGCGTCCCCGCCCCTCGATCGTCGGCGTCTGCCTGACGATCGTCTCCGCGGCGCTGATGCTGCGGCTGGCGCGCGCGAAGCGGCGCGCGGCGGCCGCGCTCGGGAGCGGCGCCTTGGCCGCGGACTCGGTGCAGACCTCGGCCTGCTTCCTGTTGTCGATCGTCGCGCTCGCCGGCCTCGCGCTCAACGCCGCCTTCTCGTGGTGGTGGGCCGATCCGGCGGCCGCCCTCGGCGTCGCCGCTTTGGTCGCGCGCGAGGGGCTCGAGGCGTGGCGCGGGGAGGAGTGCGGCTGCCGCTGA
- a CDS encoding methyltransferase domain-containing protein, whose translation MSRRSVCPWWLGYALVCPLRRWLADPRPLLAPHVAEGALVLEPGCGMGFYTLDLARLVGPGGRVVAIDLQRKMLDGLTRRAARAGLAARIETRLAGAESLGADDLAGQVDVAFVLQMLHEVPDQAAFLAEVKRALKPDGRLVLVEPRGHVSREDFERSLACARALGFADGPAPRASRMHGATFLNA comes from the coding sequence ATGAGCCGTCGTTCGGTCTGCCCTTGGTGGCTGGGATACGCCCTCGTCTGCCCGCTGCGCCGCTGGCTGGCCGATCCGCGGCCGCTCTTGGCCCCGCACGTCGCCGAAGGGGCGCTCGTCCTCGAGCCGGGGTGCGGCATGGGGTTCTACACGCTCGACCTCGCGCGCCTCGTCGGCCCGGGCGGGCGGGTCGTGGCGATCGACCTGCAGCGGAAGATGCTCGACGGTCTGACGCGGCGCGCCGCGCGGGCGGGCCTCGCCGCGCGGATCGAGACGCGGCTCGCGGGGGCGGAGAGCCTCGGCGCCGACGACCTCGCGGGGCAAGTGGACGTCGCGTTCGTGCTGCAGATGCTCCACGAGGTTCCCGACCAGGCGGCGTTCCTCGCCGAGGTGAAGCGCGCGCTCAAGCCGGACGGACGGCTCGTCCTCGTCGAGCCGCGCGGGCACGTCTCCCGCGAGGACTTCGAGCGCTCGCTCGCCTGCGCGCGGGCCTTGGGCTTCGCGGACGGCCCCGCGCCGCGCGCGTCGCGGATGCACGGCGCGACGTTCCTCAACGCCTGA
- a CDS encoding Smr/MutS family protein, whose amino-acid sequence MDKKDGGKRPGKADTEEWARLFGVDLDAPKDDGGDLFRRAMSGVKPIAREGLVAPRRRAAAPAPPSPDEAPLPPPPPAAAGPANGAPPAPAPKHVEVSPLFQRIECRGRDCTKAQFADLLSGASKVEARIDLHGLDREQAEAATDSFVGGALHAGRRVVLVICGKGHGSPGGEAVLKRWLADWLARGPRAASVLAFCSAQPKDGGTGAVYVLLRRRKPAGGR is encoded by the coding sequence ATGGACAAGAAGGACGGCGGAAAGCGGCCCGGAAAGGCCGACACCGAGGAATGGGCGCGGCTCTTCGGCGTCGATCTCGACGCGCCGAAGGACGACGGCGGCGATCTGTTCCGGCGCGCGATGAGCGGCGTGAAGCCGATCGCGCGCGAAGGGCTCGTCGCGCCCCGTCGTCGCGCCGCGGCGCCGGCGCCGCCTTCGCCGGACGAGGCGCCCCTTCCGCCGCCGCCTCCGGCCGCGGCCGGCCCGGCGAACGGCGCGCCGCCCGCCCCCGCGCCGAAGCACGTCGAGGTCAGCCCGCTCTTCCAGCGGATCGAGTGCCGCGGGCGCGACTGCACGAAGGCGCAGTTCGCCGACCTGCTCTCCGGCGCCTCGAAAGTCGAGGCCCGAATCGACCTGCACGGGCTCGACCGGGAGCAGGCGGAGGCCGCGACCGACAGCTTCGTCGGCGGCGCCCTGCACGCCGGACGGCGCGTCGTGCTCGTGATCTGCGGCAAGGGACACGGATCCCCGGGCGGGGAAGCGGTCCTCAAGCGCTGGCTGGCCGACTGGCTGGCGCGCGGGCCGCGCGCGGCGAGCGTCCTCGCGTTCTGCTCCGCCCAGCCGAAGGACGGCGGAACCGGCGCGGTCTACGTCCTGCTGCGCCGCCGCAAGCCGGCCGGGGGGCGTTGA
- a CDS encoding DUF481 domain-containing protein: MTPHRFVVAAAAALAAAVPAFATGPAAGPAPFPVAAPPPPAGPQTKTGWFDTAELGYVQTSGNAASNSYSFKNTLVRAWTASTLTLKISGVRAESTDISRRAVGVPGDYVVVEDRTNRLAAENYIAALQYDRKVSQHLFWFAGGGWDRNRFAGIENRYVAAAGVGTIWRDDAKTKFKTEYGVSDTRRGNMAGETDNYLGWRLGWDWSRKVGATATLANLAVLDGSLKHGGDWRGDMTSSLSVVINKNLALKASLRWLLANEPASTDVDLYDPTGAPTGLKVPAELRRLDTFMTTSLVVNF, encoded by the coding sequence ATGACGCCGCATCGATTCGTCGTTGCCGCCGCCGCGGCACTCGCCGCCGCCGTTCCCGCCTTCGCGACCGGCCCCGCCGCCGGGCCCGCGCCGTTTCCCGTGGCCGCGCCGCCGCCCCCGGCGGGACCGCAGACGAAGACCGGCTGGTTCGACACGGCCGAGCTGGGGTACGTCCAGACGTCGGGGAACGCGGCGAGCAACTCGTACAGCTTCAAGAACACGCTCGTCCGCGCCTGGACCGCGTCCACGCTGACGCTGAAGATCAGCGGCGTGCGCGCCGAGTCGACCGACATCTCGCGGCGCGCGGTCGGCGTCCCCGGCGACTACGTCGTCGTCGAGGACCGCACGAACCGGCTGGCGGCGGAGAACTACATCGCCGCGCTCCAGTACGACCGGAAGGTCTCGCAGCATCTCTTCTGGTTCGCGGGGGGCGGTTGGGACCGCAACCGCTTCGCCGGAATCGAGAACCGCTACGTCGCCGCGGCCGGCGTCGGGACGATCTGGCGCGACGACGCCAAGACGAAGTTCAAGACCGAGTACGGCGTCTCCGACACGAGGCGCGGGAACATGGCCGGCGAGACGGACAACTATCTCGGCTGGCGGCTCGGCTGGGACTGGTCGCGGAAGGTCGGCGCGACGGCGACGCTCGCCAACCTGGCGGTGCTCGACGGCAGCCTCAAGCACGGCGGCGACTGGCGGGGCGACATGACGTCGTCGCTCTCCGTCGTGATCAACAAGAACCTCGCGCTCAAGGCCAGCCTGCGCTGGCTGCTGGCGAACGAGCCGGCCTCGACCGACGTCGATCTCTACGATCCGACGGGGGCGCCGACCGGCCTCAAGGTTCCCGCGGAGTTGCGGCGCCTCGACACGTTCATGACGACGTCGCTCGTCGTGAACTTCTGA